One genomic window of Triplophysa rosa linkage group LG11, Trosa_1v2, whole genome shotgun sequence includes the following:
- the aatka gene encoding serine/threonine-protein kinase LMTK1 isoform X3, translating to MCGVQLLKSVDLGRHSLLYIKEIGHGWFGKVLLGEVNAGLSTTQVVVKELKASASVNEQMQFLEEVQPYRMLQHPALLQCMAQCSEVTPYLLVMEHCSMGDVKGYLRSCRAADSVTPDPLILQRMGCEIASGLMYLHKHNYIHSDLALRNCLLTSDLAVKIGDYGLSHNKYKDDYYVTSDQIWVPLRWIAPELIDEVHGNLLVVDQTKASNVWSLGVTIWELFELGNQPYRHYSDRQVLTYAIKEQQLKLPKPLLKVPLSERWFEVMQFCWLQPEQRPVVEEVHLLLSYLCAKGTTETEEDFEKRWNSLRPSLGSGSSHRTPALSSASSSFPLLEHFSIADSFQSENGDDILTVTETSQGLNFEYKWEQARAEQPYCSSSASGPLGKNNPHYQDVYYPLSNSAGSCKGESLPIGVSPSYYESDHPGVVPVLSAHSPSVSSEYYIRIEEPVECNINLEDSVHDYSPTVEASNNSLSSMNRRSPIGAQPNIYWSAAKEPINKDYDSDSSPTMEPLQRAVLSSAETDHHEEYFSSNDRHNFLHEESPQARSDLHLIRSQDSSSHHQRRGSESLCHRLEVVKESPPGVSVSLSSPSLAHCDPYLESNQRAAERSTASEAYYDMMGPLQKNVPRPHYISVDIDAGDGLLLSRGSAESEDDDLFSQNSLTNWTSNHSANNNSLSDRTQAVGFQDAYLDLRHPTPSSHVGNLQSSVSETSNTSTDSFTVHSYMEATDSTATLNTHTDSEGGEYLHLCPEGSQDVETSSKCHFVPESQHIHPQQNISHKHIKDNTSDLLVGGYDRTTPSAPTEILVSKKNMLIDTRLSPPQNEVKSVKNLSCPKDSSETISECSHAANSGVVPKSSISLVEMNDCSDDDVTDITSGDYRLEYAEVGHFDLQRETESTHHKGTINLASCGSPCEAFSPDSYHTSIQPKSLDSGYDTENNESPEFIMKDLEGNPALSTSVESDECDMVLQMDLDDDVNVTLLHPSGSSQHQYRDSAYFSDYDTENDKSPNGKVCNFFVRQEEDNVFDVKADRKGSVQTDGLQMGSTSTSAPVISMLSPFPPEMGGCLTKESTPDDGIGLESDHSGDEPNSDCYSSTGSEGSTSTQEASGIEGQANGDARCYSSAESLGSDSTIVEFGREIFEAQEQDDCSNPELLKKGNNEKREGTEDAMEDNIGLVLSRQNHANSLESILPALPDDLDIPAPLGNGEEADEDTDSDESDEELRSYNIQEQSDESDEELPMVPVIVSDRSSARHLRSLLKMPSILTQSFCDELDGKKKAVSFFDDVTVFLFDQESPTGELGDYSFPVETEPNGQASEIDTSQPQDRVTTSDDSLQITLSEESGELWQGGFPSMPSPSMSEASSEEITTPPNSPISSPDEKPAPTLSRFSVSRFSITHVSDSDVNSKGGNSENGAQE from the exons ATGTGTGGAG TTCAGCTGCTGAAGTCTGTAGATCTCGGACGGCACAGCCTCCTCTACATTAAAGAAATTGGGCATGGCTGGTTTGGGAAG GTTTTATTGGGAGAGGTGAATGCTGGACTCAGCACCACACAGGTGGTGGTTAAGGAGCTGAAGGCCAGTGCCAGTGTAAACGAGCAGATGCAGTTCTTGGAAGAGGTCCAACCTTATCG GATGCTCCAGCATCCAGCTCTCTTGCAGTGTATGGCCCAGTGTTCAGAAGTCACGCCCTATCTGCTGGTTATGGAGCACTGCTCTATG ggaGATGTTAAAGGATACCTCCGTAGCTGTCGGGCAGCAGACTCTGTGACCCCTGACCCTTTGATCCTCCAGCGGATGGGATGCGAGATTGCTTCTGGCCTTATGTACCTCCACAAACATAATTATATTCACAG TGATCTGGCCCTCAGGAACTGTCTGTTGACCTCAGATCTGGCAGTGAAGATTGGAGACTATGGCCTGAGCCATAACAAGTACAAG GACGACTATTACGTGACATCAGATCAAATATGGGTTCCTCTACGCTGGATTGCACCAGAGCTTATTGACGAAGTCCATGGCAATCTCTTAGTAGTGGACCAAACCAAGGCCAGCAATGTCTG GTCCCTGGGTGTGACCATATGGGAGTTGTTTGAACTGGGTAACCAGCCTTACAGGCACTATTCTGACAGGCAGGTTTTAACATACGCTATAAAGGAACAGCAGCTCAAACTGCCAAAGCCCCTGCTGAAAGTGCCTCTGTCTGAACGCTG GTTTGAGGTAATGCAGTTCTGTTGGCTACAGCCTGAGCAGAGGCCTGTTGTTGAAGAGGTTCACCTACTGCTAAGCTACTTGTGCGCTAAGGGTACCACTGAGACCGAGGAGGACTTTGAGAAGCGCTGGAACTCTCTAAGGCCGAGTCTGGGCTCCGGCAGCTCTCACAGAACCCCTGCACTGTCCTCTGCATCCTCTTCATTTCCTCTACTTGAACACTTCTCTATTGCAGACAGCTTCCAATCTGAGAACGGAGATGACATTTTGACTGTAACTGAGACCAGCCAAGGCCTCAACTTTGAATATAAATGGGAGCAGGCCCGAGCCGAGCAGCCCTACTGCTCCTCTTCAGCAAGTGGACCACTGGGAAAAAATAACCCGCATTACCAAGATGTGTATTACCCACTTAGCAATTCAGCAGGTAGCTGCAAGGGCGAGAGTCTTCCTATTGGGGTCTCTCCATCTTACTATGAGTCAGACCATCCAGGAGTTGTTCCAGTGTTGAGTGCCCACAGCCCTTCAGTAAGTAGCGAATATTACATCCGCATCGAGGAGCCAGTTGAGTGTAACATAAATTTAGAAGACAGCGTTCATGATTACAGCCCAACAGTTGAGGCCAGCAACAACAGCTTGTCCAGTATGAACAGAAGGAGCCCTATTGGGGCTCAGCCAAACATCTACTGGTCAGCAGCTAAAGAACCCATCAATAAAGATTACGATTCAGATAGTAGCCCAACAATGGAGCCTCTCCAAAGAGCAGTTCTAAGCTCTGCAGAGACAGACCATCATGAAGAATATTTTTCTTCCAATGACAGGCACAATTTCTTGCATGAAGAGTCACCTCAAGCAAGGTCAGATCTTCATTTGATAAGAAGTCAAGATTCAAGTTCTCATCACCAGAGAAGAGGCTCAGAAAGTCTCTGCCACAGATTGGAGGTGGTAAAGGAAAGTCCACCTGGTGTTTCAGTTTCTCTCAGCAGCCCAAGCTTGGCACATTGTGACCCGTACCTTGAATCTAACCAGAGAGCTGCAGAAAGGAGTACGGCCAGTGAGGCCTATTATGACATGATGGGacctttacaaaaaaatgttcccAGACCCCATTACATAAGTGTTGATATTGACGCTGGTGATGGCCTTCTTTTGTCTAGGGGGAGTGCTGAATCAGAAGATGATGATTTGTTTTCTCAGAATTCATTAACTAACTGGACCTCCAACCACTCCGCAAACAACAACAGTTTAAGCGATCGCACACAAGCCGTTGGTTTTCAAGATGCGTACCTTGATTTGCGTCACCCGACACCCTCATCTCATGTTGGAAATTTGCAGTCAAGCGTATCAGAAACAAGCAACACTTCCACAGATTCTTTCACAGTGCACTCATACATGGAAGCTACAGACAGCACGGCCACCCTAAACACTCACACAGACTCAGAGGGTGGTGAATACTTACATCTATGCCCTGAAGGTAGTCAAGATGTTGAAACATCTTCTAAATGTCATTTTGTCCCTGAAAGTCAGCACATTCACCCTCAGCAGAACATTTCACACAAACATATCAAAGACAATACATCAGACCTTCTTGTAGGGGGCTACGACCGAACGACGCCATCAGCTCCAACAGAGATTTTAGTAagcaaaaaaaatatgttaattgATACAAGGTTATCACCTCCACAAAATGAAGTCAAAAGTGTAAAGAACCTGTCATGTCCTAAAGACTCATCCGAGACTATCTCAGAGTGCAGCCATGCGGCAAACAGTGGGGTGGTTCCCAAGTCCAGTATCAGCTTGGTTGAAATGAATGACTGcagtgatgatgatgtcactgaCATCACCTCTGGAGATTATCGTTTGGAATATGCAGAGGTGGGACATTTTGACctgcagagagagacagagtccACACACCACAAGGGCACTATTAACCTTGCCTCTTGCGGCAGTCCGTGTGAAGCCTTTAGCCCTGATAGTTACCACACATCCATTCAGCCAAAATCCCTCGACAGTGGCTATGACACAGAGAACAATGAGTCCCCAGAGTTCATCATGAAGGACCTTGAAGGGAATCCGGCACTTAGCACAAGTGTGGAATCAGACGAGTGTGACATGGTCCTCCAGATGGACTTAGATGACGACGTCAATGTAACGCTACTGCATCCATCCGGAAGCAGTCAACATCAATACAGAGACTCTGCTTATTTTTCTGACTATGACACAGAGAACGATAAGAGCCCTAATGGAAAGGTCTGCAACTTCTTTGTCCGCCAAGAAGAGGACAATGTTTTTGATGTCAAAGCTGATAGAAAGGGCTCTGTACAAACAGATGGGCTCCAGATGGGCTCCACTTCTACATCAGCTCCAGTGATTTCCATGCTTTCCCCCTTTCCCCCAGAGATGGGGGGATGCTTGACCAAGGAGTCCACTCCAGATGATGGTATTGGACTGGAGTCTGATCACTCTGGAGATGAACCGAACTCTGACTGCTACTCTTCCACAGGATCTGAAGGGTCCACCTCAACACAGGAAGCTTCAGGCATTGAGGGCCAAGCTAACGGAGATGCCAGATGTTATTCATCAGCGGAATCACTGGGCTCTGACTCTACCATAGTTGAGTTCGGTAGGGAGATATTTGAAGCACAGGAGCAGGACGACTGTAGCAATCCAGAGCTTCTTAAAAAAGGAAACAATGAGAAAAGAGAAGGTACAGAAGATGCAATGGAAGACAACATAGGTCTGGTACTTTCAAGACAAAATCATGCCAACTCCTTGGAAAGCATTCTTCCTGCCTTACCGGATGACCTTGATATTCCAGCTCCACTTGGGAACGGAGAGGAGGCTGATGAGGATACGGACAGCGACGAGTCTGATGAAGAACTTCGTAGCTACAACATACAGGAGCAAAGTGATGAGAGTGATGAAGAGCTCCCAATGGTGCCTGTCATCGTGAGTGACCGCAGCAGTGCACGGCATCTGCGCAGCCTTCTCAAAATGCCTTCCATACTGACGCAGTCCTTCTGTGATGAGCTGGATGGCAAGAAGAAAGCGGTGTCATTTTTTGATGACGTCACCGTTTTTCTGTTTGACCAG GAGAGTCCTACAGGTGAGCTTGGAGACTACAGTTTCCCTGTGGAGACAGAACCCAATGGCCAGGCTTCAGAGATTGACACATCACAACCCCAGGATAGGGTCACAACCTCAGATGATTCGTTACAAATTACTTTGTCAGAAGAAA
- the aatka gene encoding serine/threonine-protein kinase LMTK1 isoform X2: protein MLACLCCKKGDISFKEFENTEGEECQADLSTLASPNNQNDPEVYILPLTEVSHPVSKQPSKSFQLLKSVDLGRHSLLYIKEIGHGWFGKVLLGEVNAGLSTTQVVVKELKASASVNEQMQFLEEVQPYRMLQHPALLQCMAQCSEVTPYLLVMEHCSMGDVKGYLRSCRAADSVTPDPLILQRMGCEIASGLMYLHKHNYIHSDLALRNCLLTSDLAVKIGDYGLSHNKYKDDYYVTSDQIWVPLRWIAPELIDEVHGNLLVVDQTKASNVWSLGVTIWELFELGNQPYRHYSDRQVLTYAIKEQQLKLPKPLLKVPLSERWFEVMQFCWLQPEQRPVVEEVHLLLSYLCAKGTTETEEDFEKRWNSLRPSLGSGSSHRTPALSSASSSFPLLEHFSIADSFQSENGDDILTVTETSQGLNFEYKWEQARAEQPYCSSSASGPLGKNNPHYQDVYYPLSNSAGSCKGESLPIGVSPSYYESDHPGVVPVLSAHSPSVSSEYYIRIEEPVECNINLEDSVHDYSPTVEASNNSLSSMNRRSPIGAQPNIYWSAAKEPINKDYDSDSSPTMEPLQRAVLSSAETDHHEEYFSSNDRHNFLHEESPQARSDLHLIRSQDSSSHHQRRGSESLCHRLEVVKESPPGVSVSLSSPSLAHCDPYLESNQRAAERSTASEAYYDMMGPLQKNVPRPHYISVDIDAGDGLLLSRGSAESEDDDLFSQNSLTNWTSNHSANNNSLSDRTQAVGFQDAYLDLRHPTPSSHVGNLQSSVSETSNTSTDSFTVHSYMEATDSTATLNTHTDSEGGEYLHLCPEGSQDVETSSKCHFVPESQHIHPQQNISHKHIKDNTSDLLVGGYDRTTPSAPTEILVSKKNMLIDTRLSPPQNEVKSVKNLSCPKDSSETISECSHAANSGVVPKSSISLVEMNDCSDDDVTDITSGDYRLEYAEVGHFDLQRETESTHHKGTINLASCGSPCEAFSPDSYHTSIQPKSLDSGYDTENNESPEFIMKDLEGNPALSTSVESDECDMVLQMDLDDDVNVTLLHPSGSSQHQYRDSAYFSDYDTENDKSPNGKVCNFFVRQEEDNVFDVKADRKGSVQTDGLQMGSTSTSAPVISMLSPFPPEMGGCLTKESTPDDGIGLESDHSGDEPNSDCYSSTGSEGSTSTQEASGIEGQANGDARCYSSAESLGSDSTIVEFGREIFEAQEQDDCSNPELLKKGNNEKREGTEDAMEDNIGLVLSRQNHANSLESILPALPDDLDIPAPLGNGEEADEDTDSDESDEELRSYNIQEQSDESDEELPMVPVIVSDRSSARHLRSLLKMPSILTQSFCDELDGKKKAVSFFDDVTVFLFDQESPTGELGDYSFPVETEPNGQASEIDTSQPQDRVTTSDDSLQITLSEESGELWQGGFPSMPSPSMSEASSEEITTPPNSPISSPDEKPAPTLSRFSVSRFSITHVSDSDVNSKGGNSENGAQE from the exons TTCAGCTGCTGAAGTCTGTAGATCTCGGACGGCACAGCCTCCTCTACATTAAAGAAATTGGGCATGGCTGGTTTGGGAAG GTTTTATTGGGAGAGGTGAATGCTGGACTCAGCACCACACAGGTGGTGGTTAAGGAGCTGAAGGCCAGTGCCAGTGTAAACGAGCAGATGCAGTTCTTGGAAGAGGTCCAACCTTATCG GATGCTCCAGCATCCAGCTCTCTTGCAGTGTATGGCCCAGTGTTCAGAAGTCACGCCCTATCTGCTGGTTATGGAGCACTGCTCTATG ggaGATGTTAAAGGATACCTCCGTAGCTGTCGGGCAGCAGACTCTGTGACCCCTGACCCTTTGATCCTCCAGCGGATGGGATGCGAGATTGCTTCTGGCCTTATGTACCTCCACAAACATAATTATATTCACAG TGATCTGGCCCTCAGGAACTGTCTGTTGACCTCAGATCTGGCAGTGAAGATTGGAGACTATGGCCTGAGCCATAACAAGTACAAG GACGACTATTACGTGACATCAGATCAAATATGGGTTCCTCTACGCTGGATTGCACCAGAGCTTATTGACGAAGTCCATGGCAATCTCTTAGTAGTGGACCAAACCAAGGCCAGCAATGTCTG GTCCCTGGGTGTGACCATATGGGAGTTGTTTGAACTGGGTAACCAGCCTTACAGGCACTATTCTGACAGGCAGGTTTTAACATACGCTATAAAGGAACAGCAGCTCAAACTGCCAAAGCCCCTGCTGAAAGTGCCTCTGTCTGAACGCTG GTTTGAGGTAATGCAGTTCTGTTGGCTACAGCCTGAGCAGAGGCCTGTTGTTGAAGAGGTTCACCTACTGCTAAGCTACTTGTGCGCTAAGGGTACCACTGAGACCGAGGAGGACTTTGAGAAGCGCTGGAACTCTCTAAGGCCGAGTCTGGGCTCCGGCAGCTCTCACAGAACCCCTGCACTGTCCTCTGCATCCTCTTCATTTCCTCTACTTGAACACTTCTCTATTGCAGACAGCTTCCAATCTGAGAACGGAGATGACATTTTGACTGTAACTGAGACCAGCCAAGGCCTCAACTTTGAATATAAATGGGAGCAGGCCCGAGCCGAGCAGCCCTACTGCTCCTCTTCAGCAAGTGGACCACTGGGAAAAAATAACCCGCATTACCAAGATGTGTATTACCCACTTAGCAATTCAGCAGGTAGCTGCAAGGGCGAGAGTCTTCCTATTGGGGTCTCTCCATCTTACTATGAGTCAGACCATCCAGGAGTTGTTCCAGTGTTGAGTGCCCACAGCCCTTCAGTAAGTAGCGAATATTACATCCGCATCGAGGAGCCAGTTGAGTGTAACATAAATTTAGAAGACAGCGTTCATGATTACAGCCCAACAGTTGAGGCCAGCAACAACAGCTTGTCCAGTATGAACAGAAGGAGCCCTATTGGGGCTCAGCCAAACATCTACTGGTCAGCAGCTAAAGAACCCATCAATAAAGATTACGATTCAGATAGTAGCCCAACAATGGAGCCTCTCCAAAGAGCAGTTCTAAGCTCTGCAGAGACAGACCATCATGAAGAATATTTTTCTTCCAATGACAGGCACAATTTCTTGCATGAAGAGTCACCTCAAGCAAGGTCAGATCTTCATTTGATAAGAAGTCAAGATTCAAGTTCTCATCACCAGAGAAGAGGCTCAGAAAGTCTCTGCCACAGATTGGAGGTGGTAAAGGAAAGTCCACCTGGTGTTTCAGTTTCTCTCAGCAGCCCAAGCTTGGCACATTGTGACCCGTACCTTGAATCTAACCAGAGAGCTGCAGAAAGGAGTACGGCCAGTGAGGCCTATTATGACATGATGGGacctttacaaaaaaatgttcccAGACCCCATTACATAAGTGTTGATATTGACGCTGGTGATGGCCTTCTTTTGTCTAGGGGGAGTGCTGAATCAGAAGATGATGATTTGTTTTCTCAGAATTCATTAACTAACTGGACCTCCAACCACTCCGCAAACAACAACAGTTTAAGCGATCGCACACAAGCCGTTGGTTTTCAAGATGCGTACCTTGATTTGCGTCACCCGACACCCTCATCTCATGTTGGAAATTTGCAGTCAAGCGTATCAGAAACAAGCAACACTTCCACAGATTCTTTCACAGTGCACTCATACATGGAAGCTACAGACAGCACGGCCACCCTAAACACTCACACAGACTCAGAGGGTGGTGAATACTTACATCTATGCCCTGAAGGTAGTCAAGATGTTGAAACATCTTCTAAATGTCATTTTGTCCCTGAAAGTCAGCACATTCACCCTCAGCAGAACATTTCACACAAACATATCAAAGACAATACATCAGACCTTCTTGTAGGGGGCTACGACCGAACGACGCCATCAGCTCCAACAGAGATTTTAGTAagcaaaaaaaatatgttaattgATACAAGGTTATCACCTCCACAAAATGAAGTCAAAAGTGTAAAGAACCTGTCATGTCCTAAAGACTCATCCGAGACTATCTCAGAGTGCAGCCATGCGGCAAACAGTGGGGTGGTTCCCAAGTCCAGTATCAGCTTGGTTGAAATGAATGACTGcagtgatgatgatgtcactgaCATCACCTCTGGAGATTATCGTTTGGAATATGCAGAGGTGGGACATTTTGACctgcagagagagacagagtccACACACCACAAGGGCACTATTAACCTTGCCTCTTGCGGCAGTCCGTGTGAAGCCTTTAGCCCTGATAGTTACCACACATCCATTCAGCCAAAATCCCTCGACAGTGGCTATGACACAGAGAACAATGAGTCCCCAGAGTTCATCATGAAGGACCTTGAAGGGAATCCGGCACTTAGCACAAGTGTGGAATCAGACGAGTGTGACATGGTCCTCCAGATGGACTTAGATGACGACGTCAATGTAACGCTACTGCATCCATCCGGAAGCAGTCAACATCAATACAGAGACTCTGCTTATTTTTCTGACTATGACACAGAGAACGATAAGAGCCCTAATGGAAAGGTCTGCAACTTCTTTGTCCGCCAAGAAGAGGACAATGTTTTTGATGTCAAAGCTGATAGAAAGGGCTCTGTACAAACAGATGGGCTCCAGATGGGCTCCACTTCTACATCAGCTCCAGTGATTTCCATGCTTTCCCCCTTTCCCCCAGAGATGGGGGGATGCTTGACCAAGGAGTCCACTCCAGATGATGGTATTGGACTGGAGTCTGATCACTCTGGAGATGAACCGAACTCTGACTGCTACTCTTCCACAGGATCTGAAGGGTCCACCTCAACACAGGAAGCTTCAGGCATTGAGGGCCAAGCTAACGGAGATGCCAGATGTTATTCATCAGCGGAATCACTGGGCTCTGACTCTACCATAGTTGAGTTCGGTAGGGAGATATTTGAAGCACAGGAGCAGGACGACTGTAGCAATCCAGAGCTTCTTAAAAAAGGAAACAATGAGAAAAGAGAAGGTACAGAAGATGCAATGGAAGACAACATAGGTCTGGTACTTTCAAGACAAAATCATGCCAACTCCTTGGAAAGCATTCTTCCTGCCTTACCGGATGACCTTGATATTCCAGCTCCACTTGGGAACGGAGAGGAGGCTGATGAGGATACGGACAGCGACGAGTCTGATGAAGAACTTCGTAGCTACAACATACAGGAGCAAAGTGATGAGAGTGATGAAGAGCTCCCAATGGTGCCTGTCATCGTGAGTGACCGCAGCAGTGCACGGCATCTGCGCAGCCTTCTCAAAATGCCTTCCATACTGACGCAGTCCTTCTGTGATGAGCTGGATGGCAAGAAGAAAGCGGTGTCATTTTTTGATGACGTCACCGTTTTTCTGTTTGACCAG GAGAGTCCTACAGGTGAGCTTGGAGACTACAGTTTCCCTGTGGAGACAGAACCCAATGGCCAGGCTTCAGAGATTGACACATCACAACCCCAGGATAGGGTCACAACCTCAGATGATTCGTTACAAATTACTTTGTCAGAAGAAA